TTTTTTAAATAGCTCTGCTCTTTCCTCAGGTGCAAAATAATAGAGTAAATTATGTACCATGACCATATCTGTTTTACCGCTATACTTTTCTATAAATGTCTCCATATCAGTACAATGAATCTGCGCGTGTTCATTCAATGCGTCTCTCGCTTGTTTAGCCACCTTGTCATTTATTTCAACGCCATTTAGAGCTATCGTTGGAAAGCGTTTTTGTATGCGTTTTAAATAACCGCCATAGCCGCAGCCTAAATCGATAATTGTGGCCGGCTTATTTTTTTTCACAATTTTTAAAATTGGGTAAATGGAAACCTTTTCCAATAGCGTGGATGTTTCTGCCACTACATTTGCAAAAGAATCTTCCAAATATTCTATCCGCTCGTTATTTTTTAATAGATCAGGATATTTTAATAAAGTGGGAAGGTGTAATTCCATCATCTCTCTTAATAAAACGCCAACAGACTCCGAACTGTTTGCTGAAGCATATTTTATGAGTTTTCGTTTCGCTTTTATTTTACCCGTCATACTTTTTTTCAAATGACCTATCTCCAGACCCACTTCTATCCACCTATTAAGAAGAGCACGGTTGAAATCACATGTTTCTGCTACATGCTCCACAGAGCGATATTGACTAAAATAATAAAACAAATCTAATGTATAGCCTACATGCGCATGCCAAGTGGACAAGAAATTTTCATTTGTTTTCATCCATTTTCTTGCCTGCAGCATACGATTAAATTCACTCAATTCTCTCAACTCCCCAATTGTCTTAACCAAAACACTGTAACCTCTATACCCTATTAGCTACTTGAACTAAACTATTCTAAACATTCATAAGCATAAGGAGGTTATTTAGAAACATTGAGAAGTTTTTTACAAAAAGAGCACCTACCAAATAAAACGCCCGCCCTTCAATCAAGTCATTATCGATCGTTAACTCATGCTAAATAGAGATAGCTCTCTCTCCTCTTTATTTTGAGCCGAGAGGTTTACGGACCTTTATCTATGATAAAAAACCGACCCTGTAGTAGGTCGGTGAACTTTAAATAGGTTTGATATTTGTCTAGATACCTTCTTTATCTTTGATGAACGCTAATAAAGCGCTACACCCCTCATTAATTAAATCATATACTTCATCAAAATTCCCCGTGAAATATGGGTCGGGAACATCTTTTACTTGACTTATTTCTACAAAATCTAGTAGCTTATGCAAGTGAACAATGACTCCTAATGTATTAAGCTCATTAAGATGCTTCATATTCGATGCATCCATGGCAATAATGTAATCATACGTTGATAAATCTTGTTCAACCACCTGACGTGCAACCAACTGTTCGTCCTCTACATGATACTTTGCCAAAATAGCGAGCGTCCCTTCGTGTGGGCGTTTTCCAATATGCCAATTTCCAGTCCCTGCTGAGTCTGTCACTATTTTATTCTGTAATCCCGCCTGTTTTACTTTCTGGCGAAAAATAGCTTCTGCCATTGGTGACCGACAAATATTCCCTAAACATACAAATAAAACGTTTATCACTTTATGTCTCTCCTTTGCACATCTGTTATTTACATTCTAGTAGAGATTTGCTGTTTTTATAATTTAATTGTAAAGCTTCAAACTTCATTATACGCGATTTATCTCCTTTTAGGTGTCGTCATATCGTTTAAGATTTTTTCTCCATTTTATTTCAGCTTTATTTCGCCTGTTTAAAAAAGGTCCTCTTATTTAACCCGATTAACAAGAAAAAACCCCTTGGTTATCCAAGAGGGGCTAATTCAGGCTTATCGATCAGATAGTGTGAATGTTTTAATTTTATATCTTCTATGATCGCTTCGATGGAAGTGAAATCTTCACCAACTTTATAAGTTGCCGCGCTTGTTAACGATTTCGATGCTTCCGGATTACCTATTAAAATCTGAATGATTTCTTCCGGATCACATTCGATCTCCTCTACCGCGTCCCCTACACATTGACAGTCCTTATTATCAAACCTTTCGTACACTACAAAGACATCTTCAGGTGTTTCGTCGGCCAAAAGCTCTCTCGTCTCCACTAAATCTTTTACGATCACTATAAACTTCCTCTCTTTTATTCCGTGAGTTAGCATGTGAAATTATTCACGGTTTTATTAGATTACAAGGTCTACTATACACCATTTCACTAGGTAATTTGTGAACTTTTCGTGAACATTCAGTTACATTTATCGGTCATAAATGAACATAAATTCAGTTATAGCAAGGTTTTGGTGTAATTAACCATTTAACGACACACAATGATATATCATCTGACAATTGACAAAGCTGTTTTCTTCTGATAAGTCATTTTTTATTCATATGCTTACCAAGTATTTTTTGAAATAAGGTGGGACACAGTTGATATAAAATAGCACCTGCTCCCATCCATATCGGAAGGTTAATTTCTCGTTTTGGCTTTTTTAACAATTGGGCTGTCTTTTTAGACACGTACGCTGGCTCTAACATATAATTTTGGACATTTTTTTTGTAATTACCTGATTTATCAGCAACATTGAAAAAATCAGTACGGACAGGCCCCGGATTGACGATGCTTACATGGAGGGGACTGTCTTGAAGCTCCATCCTTAAAGCATTTGCAAAGCCGAGAACAGCATGCTTCGTAGCTGAATAGACACTGGCTTTAGGTGTGGGAATTTTGCTAGCCACTGACCCGATAAAAATAATGTGTCCATATCCTTGCGTCATCATGTATGGAAGAACTTGCTTTGTACATGCAATCGTTCCAAATACATTTACTTTAAACATGTTTTCCATGTCTATTAAGTCAGCTTCTCTGACAGTGTCAAACACGGCAAAACCGGCATTATTTATAAGGGCAGTGATGGTACCTACCTCCTTATAAATGGTTTTAAATGTCGTGTCTATCGCGTTAAGGTCTGATACATCTAATTCATAAATTGGTGCGTCAACGCCAGTTGTACGACATATATAGTCTGAGACTGCTCTTAACTTATCACCCGAACGGGCAAGTAAGACTGGCGTGCCCCCTTGCTGAGCAACCTCAATCGCTAATTCTTTACCAATTCCACCGGATGCTCCTGTAATCACAACAACATCATTGTTTAAACATTTTTTCATCAATATCCCCACTTTTAAAGTACAAAATTTAAAATCACATTTTTACATTGTGTTACGTAAAAATAACAACTAGACAAGCTGATAGTGTAAAGGCACTGTTAGTAATTCGGAAAAAATTTTGACTAACTAAAAAAGCTAACATTGTTAAAATAACGTATTCTTTTAGTACTATCAGAAAATCTTTTGACGTTATTTTATCGTTATTCTATTGACTTTTCATCCATTCCCACTCATAATAATGGAAATTTGAACTATTCTATAATAATGGATGAGATAAAAGGTGGTCACTTATGAATACGATGATTAGTATACTTGGAGCAGGTTCAATGGCAGAAGCCCTTATTTGTGGATGGGTGAAAAGCGGACAGATAGCACCACAAAATATTTTAGTTACAAACCGATCAAATGATAAGCGTCTTGAAGAACTCTCTACTACTTATGGGGTGAAAACAACCCGTAACATAGAAGAGCTCATAGCACACGCACATATACTACTTATTGCTTGTAAACCAAAAGACTGGAAACAAGCGGTAAAACCGTTACAACATCTGTTGACTCAGGATATTCCCCTCGTTTCTGTCATGGCCGGTATTACAACTGAAGCGTTAGAAGACTTCTTCCCAAATTTAAATGCGCCCGTCATTCGCACTATACCAAATACCTCTGCTGTCGTAAATGCTTCGATGACACCAATAGCACTGGGAAAGTGGGTTAATCAAGACCATCTATCTAGAGTGAAAGACACATTTAAGTTAGTTGGGGAAACAGCAGAGGTTCCTGAAGACACGATGGATGCTCTCACAGCTTTAACCGGAACTGGTCCAGCCTATATTTATTATTTAATGGAAGCGATGGAATTGGCAGCTGTAAAAATTGGCGTTGATCAGAATCTTGCGAGACATCTCGTCTCTCAAACGTTGCTTGGAGCGGGCTTGCGTGTGCAGGCAAACGACTCTTCTCCATCCATTTTATACCAACAAATTATGAGTCCGGGAGGTACAACTGAAGCCGGATTCAATGTATTAAGAGAGCAAAAAATGCAAGAGATCATTATTTCCTGCATAGAAAAAGCAGCTGAACGCTCAAAAGAGTTGGGATCACTAACAAATGAGCGTACAATCGCCTCTAACAATGTAAAAAATGACGTAAAGTAGCCGTTATAATTGATTAACCCTGGGTAGCAAAGTAACTACACCCAGGGTATTTTCTCTCTTTAATCCATATTTACAGTAAGTTATAATTATTATTAGCAGTATACGTCATCTATCATACTGAATTCTTGCAGGAGGTCTCACAATGAAAAACAGCCAGTACGATGTGGTCATCGTAGGAGGAGGTCTAGCTGGATTAACCTCAGCCGCATATTTAGCTTACCACGGCAAAAAAGTCGCGCTATTAGAAAGAGGCAAACTTGGCGGTAGAGCTATGACAATCCAACTTAAAGGCTATCAATTTAATTTTGGAGCTCATGCTATTTATGCAAGAGATACCTCTTACCTCACTAAAATTGAACAAGAATTAGACCTTCGTATTCATTGGGAAGACTTCTCTCAATTAAAAGCTAAATATGATATGGGTGAAGAAGCAACTGTTATTACAAGTAATATCGGTGGTCTCTTACAAACAAAACTTCTCAAAGGCTTTGATAAATTTCGTTTTGCTTATCATATGCTTTTTACGACATTAGGATTTGAGAAAGGTGATCCTAACTTATCGATCCAGGAATGGATTGAGTTACGAAAAATAAGTCCAGCAGTGAAAGAAATGATGTTAAATCTCGCTACAACAAATTTTTTCTCTGGAGATCCGGATAGTATTCCTAGTGATGTTTTCTTTAATTATTATCGACGGCTTTTTAAAACAAATATACCCGTTAGCTTCATTCAAGGTGGTTGGAAAGTTCTCATTGAAGAGTACAAACGGGTTATTAAAGAAAATAATGGCGTTATTTTTGAAAAAACTAAAATAACCGATGTTGTTACAGAGCAAGGCCGTATCACAGAAGTACAAACGAAAAAACATGCTTTTTCAGGCGAACAATTTATTTTTGCTATTCCTCCGGAAGAACTACAAAAGTTGCTAAATGACACAGTCATTAAACCTGAATTAGAAAGGTATACAGATTATGAACCGACTTATGTCATGTTTTATGATGTAGGTTTGAAAAAGAGAATTGAATCAGACTATACGTATATTTTTGATAAAAACAGACAAATTTTTGTGACTGATATTTCTTACTATGATATGGAGGCTGCACCAGAAGGTGGACAATTATTACAGGCAGTTGGCTATTTAAAGCAAAGTGATATTAATGATCCAACAGCACATGATGCCATGGTTGAGAAAATGGAGCGATTCTATGACAAGCATTTCCCCGGATGGCGAAAAACGTTAGCTATTCCTAGAGCTTCTAAAAAACCTGTTTTACAAGCTATACGTTGGACGATGAATCAGCGAGGACTACCGTTGCATTTTGAAGCACTACCTAACGTCTTTTTCGCTGGTGATTGGTGTCAAGGTTATGGTCAGCTATCTGAAGTTTCTTTCTCAAGTGCCTATCTCGTCAGTAAAAGCATTCTAAACCAACACAGTGCTATAAATAATTCCTGAATTCAACCTCCAATGGTAATTCATTGGAGGTTTCCTTATGTCATGAATTTTTGTAGAATAATAGAATACTAAAACACGTTATCTCAATTGATTGATAGATGGAGGAATATACAATGAATCATCAAATTACCGATTCTAAATGGAAAATAAAACTCAATCACGTTGTTTCCCATCCATTTTTTAATGGTACAGTCATAACGCTCATTCTTATAAATGCAGTTGTTGTAGGATTAGAAACTTATCCTCATCTTTATTCAGAATATCGAACTGAATTCTGGATAGCGGACAGACTTTTACTTTGGATTTTTACCGTCGAAATTTTCCTTCGTCTACTAGCAGCTCCTCATCCGAAAACATTCTTTAAAAATAGTTGGAATTGGTTTGATTTTATTATTGTTAGTGCTGGCCATATTTTTGCTGGTGCTCACTTCGTTACTGTTTTAAGAATTCTACGTGTACTTCGTGTATTTAGAGCAATCTCTGTCATCCCATCGTTACGACGCCTAGTAGACGCACTCTTAATGACCATTCCTGCTTTAGGGAATATTATGCTTCTTATGAGCATCATCTTTTATATTTTTGCTGTTATCGGAACAATGCTGTTTCAAGAGACAGCACCTGAGTATTTCGGAAGCTTGCAACTTTCCCTTCTCACCCTCTTTCAAGTCGTCACGCTAGAATCATGGGCTAGTGAGGTCATGCGTCCAATTTTTGCTGAACTACCTTGGGCTTGGGTTTACTTTGTAGCTTTTGTACTTGTTGGGACCTTTGTTATTTTTAATTTATTCATCGGCGTTATTGTCAACAATGTTGAAAAAGTAGAAATTGCTGAACAGGAAGTGGAAGAAACTTCCGAAGAATTGAAAGAACTACGTAAAGATGTAAAAGAATTGAAATCACTCATTAAAAAGCAACTTACTGATAGCTAATAGAATCGCTATCTATGTAAGAAAATCTAACAATTTTGCCACTACCTTTACTCATCCATGATATAGTATAAGAAAATCACGGGAGTTACCGTATAAACAACTGTTAACTTCACCATGTATTTAAACACATCTCATCATTCAAATGAGACATGGTTACCTAATCTATAACTAATAAGTTAACAAAACAACGAACTTTCATGGAGAAGGAAGGGGATTCCTTTGGCATTCAGTTACAAGGATAAGAAAGTAATTAGCATTGGTATAACTAGTGAACTAACAGGGTTGTCCGAACGTCAAATACGTTATTATGAAGAACGAAAACTGGTATTCCCAGAGCGGAGTAAAGGCGGCACACGAAAGTATTCGTTTGCAGATGTAGAGAGGCTTGTCGAGATTGCAAACAAAATGGAAGATGGTATGCAGACATTTGAAATTCGTAAAGAAGAAATGAAAAAGGCTGATGTTAGAGATAAAATGCTTCGTGGTCAATTAAATGCTGCCTTTAAAATTAGGAAATAAACTGTGAGTATCTACCGTCAGTGAAAACTGACGGTTTTGTCATGTTCTTAGTCAAAAAGTGCATACTAATGTTATAAAACAGTATTAAAGGAGTATGCCTATGTTCGCCTTACGTGTTACATTCCTATTTTTTGTTAGCAGCCTCATTGTCATAAGTAGTGGTCACAATCTAAATGTCTCAGCAGCCTCTACAGAAGCAAAAGCTGCCATTATAATTGATGATTTTGGTGGGATTGGTAAAGGATCAAACGAATTTCTAACGCATAATATTCCGGTCACTGTTGCTGTCATGCCTTTTTTAGAAAATTCTCGCCTAGTGGCTGAAAAGGCTCATGAAGCTGGGTTTGAGGTAATGATTCATATGCCAATGGAACCAAAACAAGGAAAAAAATCATGGCTTGGTCCAAATCCTATTCTAGATAGCTTAACCGATGAAGAAATTAGATCACGGGTTCGAGAAGCAATCGATGACGTTCCATACGCTAGTGGTATTAACCAACATATGGGGTCAAAAATTGTGGAGAACGAACAAATAATGACGATCATTTTAGAAGTAGCAAAAGAGCATAACCTCTATGTCATAGATAGTGGGACAAACCCCAACTCATGCATTCCTAAGTTATGTGAGCAAACAAATATGTTATACGGTGAAAGGGACCTTTTTCTTGATAACACTCAGTCTTCTCGACACCACACTTACAAAATGGCTATAAAATTAGCTGAACTCGCGGAACAAAATGGCCAAGCTATCGGTATTGGACACGTTGGTATTAAAGGGCTGGATACATTTCACGCTTTACAAGAAGCAAAGTCATATTTTGCTGAAAAGAATGTTGACATCGTTCCAGTATCTCATTTACTAAAATCACCGATTGATAAGGATCCTTGGCACTTCTGGGAAGAAGGTTTATAATTTGTTATCAATTAAACGTCTACCTAACACTACGATCAAATGGAATGATCTCTGCTGGTTGATTGTAAAGGTAGACAGTTCGGCACTGATAGCCGCGCTTTTTCCAATAGTTAAACGTCTTTGCTGTGATCGGTCTCTTCTTCCCCCAATATAAAGAATCTGTATTTTCCCAGCTGTCATTCGTGATGATTTCTTGTTTGAAATAATACTTATTGCCTGATAAGTAGACTTCACAGAAATATCGGACAGTATTTTTTGAATGCAAATCGCTCACCCCTTATTACTTATTTTGTGATAAAACACCCCCATTTAAACGCCCCCTTTCCTTAAACGAGCTGTTCGAAAATGATTCTCTATGATACCCTTTCAAGTTGACATTTGTTCTACGTCTCGCTAACATTAAAGGTGTCAGCATGCTCTGTTTAAAAAGGTTACTTTTGTGGTATAACATTAAAGGTCAAATCTAATATAGAAAGTGTGCATAAGTATGCAAAATTTAGAAGAGAATGATGTGCTAAATTACGCTATAACATCGTTTCTAATATCCGCTGAGCAAGTAGCACATACGCAGCCTGAAAATAGTTTAGAACATGCGCTTTTAGTTTTAGTCAAATCAGGTTATACAGCTGTGCCTGTTTTAGATGACTCATTTAAGCTTAAGGGGATTATTAGCAAAGCCCAAATTTTAGACTCCATTTTAGGGATTGAGCGTATTGAACCAGAGAAACTTAATAATTGGAAAGTAGAAGAAATAATGACGCAGGATATTGCTTGTGTTCAGCGTGATGATCCTTTTGAAAAAGTAATGTCGCTATCAATTAATCATCCATTTATTTGTGTAGAGGATTCTACTGGTGCCTTTTCTGGTATTATTCCACGTAGCAAAATATTGGCTTTTCTTAATGGTTATTTCCATGAACAGCGTAAACAGGATCGTTCTTAATTAACGCCATTTAACCGGGATAATTCCCGGTTTTAAAAATTATTTTTCAACCTCTTATCTCGCTAGCACTGTTAATGAAATTCCTTCCATCAACATAAACTTCTCTATATGAATTACTCATCATATATACATATCAACTAAGAAGACGTCAAAACAAACCATCAATCAATGAGAGTTTTCCTTCTTCCTCCACTAATTGGTAGTGGCGTGAATCAGCGTATTATCCGACCCTTAAATAGATTTACCTCTCCTTTCTATTTCAGGTAGTTATCTGTGATAAATTTAAACCGTCTCATTTTCTTTTCTCACCTGTTAGATTGAATGGCCTCCCTAATTGGTGCGTCTTTTCTGACAAACGCTTCCATTTATGATACATTAACCTTAATTACTAAATAAGGAGTGATTGTTATGACGTCAAGCACAGCATTATTTTCCCCTTTGACCATTAAAGACGTTACATTTAAAAACAGAATTACCATGTCTCCAATGTGCATGTATTCATCGACTAACAAAGACGGTAAAGTTGCTCCATGGCATTACACTCATTACATAAGCAGAGCAGTAGGCCAAGTGGGGCTAATTATGGTTGAAGCTACTGCTGTCCAAATGGAAGGACGTATCTCACCATATGATTTAGGCATATGGGACGATCAACACATTCCTAATTTAAAAAAACTTGTGGATAGTATGAAAGAACATGGTGCTAAAACAGCTATTCAGTTGGCCCATGCTGGGAGAAAGGCTGAATTGAATAGTTCTATCTATGCCCCATCACCACTTGCTTTTGAAAATATGAAACAACCGTTAGAGATGTCAGAAGCAGATATTGCGGACACTATCACCGCTTTTAAAGAAGGCGCAAGACGAGCTAAAGAAGCCGGCTTTGATGTGATTGAAATTCATGGTGCACATGGATATTTAATCAATCAATTTCTTTCTCCACTCACTAATAAAAGGAAAGATGATTTCGGTGGTGACCGCGAAAAACGTTTCACTTTCTTAGATAAGGTCATTAAAGCCGTCAAAACAGCCTGGAATGGCCCATTATTTGTTCGACTGTCAGTGGATGAATACGCTGAAGGCGGCAATACGATGGATGACTTTATTTATTATGCTAAAAAAATGAAAACATTAGGCATAGACCTTATCGATTGCAGTACAGGTGGGGTTATTCATACACCGGTACACACTTATCCAGGCTACCAAATTGTGCATGCGGAAACGATCAAACATAGTGCCGACATCGCGACTGGTGCAGTGGGGATGATCTCAAGTGCTTTTCAAGCAGAGGAAATTTTACAAAATAACAGAGCAGATTTAATTTTTATTGGGAGAGCTTTATTAAAAGATCCCTATTGGCCACGCACTGCAGCTGTCGAGTTAAATGAAAAGCTAGATCCACCAGTGCCGTATTATCATGGCTGGTAACTAATTGAAGTAATGATGCAAATACTTTTCTCTATTAGAGAACATCATCGTTAACCCAATCGTCATAATACGTGACGGAAGGAAAGAGCTTACCGATATACGGTCAATCATCTGTGTTTGATTATGTGATAATGCTTTAAAAGTATGAACGTGCTGCCATGATCTAATGGGCCAAGGCAGCTTTTCTCCTTCATCAATAAAGTACACCCCATCGACTGTTTCACTAATTGTCCCTTTCCAATAAAAATTTAACAGAAGAAAATTCAGACGTAAATGCACTTTCGCTCCTTCATAAACGTTAGAGTCCCCTAAAACAGCTATTTTAGGTACACGCGTCATCTGTGCCAAATTTTCAGTGGACTGGAAAAATCGCCACACCTCTGTTAATGACTCATCAATAATCGTCTCATAATAAAATGTCAAATTAAACATTTAGTTCCTCCTAAAATGAATAGTGTTGTTATGGTTAACTCTTTCTTGTCACACGACGTATTAAAGTCTTTTTAATGTTGAAACATCATACTACTCTAAATACACAAGACAGTACTTCATGAAACAAATAATATTTTGTAACGGAGTTAATAAATAAAAACGTTTCACAGCAATTATTTTGCCGCAAAACGTTATTTACGCATATATATTCACTAGCAAGCCTTTAATTTCACCAACCATATTAAGAATATCTAAGCTCTTTTTTTGCTCATTAAGCACAGCATCAGTTAAATCCAAGAGCTTCCTGTCAACTTCTCGGACTATCTTATATACTTTCGTACGACCTCTTCGATTGAACCCTTTTCGTTCTTCAAGACTTAAGCCTAATTTTACGGCATCATCCATAAATTCTTTTACAAGTTGCTTATATTTTCTTAACTCTTCAACAGTTCGTGATTCAGATAGTATTTTTCCTTGATCGTCAATTTTTTGCATCAATTGGCCTAAACGCTCATATTCAGCGCTATGACGTCCACGTTGCATGATCTCTTGAAAAGAGACTTTTGCTTCTGTTCCATTCGTACTGCTCTTAGATACTGGCTTATTTAAACTTGTCCGACCGAGTTTTTGTACATCCATTTCATTACTTCCTTTCTCCACATCTTCCCCCAATTATAAAGAAGAAGTGCTTAACATGAAAGAGTGCTACGTAAAATACGTGTAATAGTCACGATCCAACCTTTTTCTTGTATCATCCTTTTTAATAAAACAAAATAAAACGTAAGACTGATCAACAGCCTTACGCCACAAATTTATTGCAACAACTGTAAAATCCCCTGTGGCAGCTGGTTCGCTTGAGCGAGCATTGCTGTAGCTGACTGGTTAAGAATGTTGTTACGTGTAAATTCAGTCATTTCAAGTGCCATATCAGCATCGCGAATACGTGATTCTGCACTCGTTAAATTCTCATGTGTCACTTGTAAGTTGTTAATGGTATGTTCCATTCGATTTTGAAGAGCACCCATTTTAGCACGAGCATTAGACACGGCATTAATCGCATTGGATAATGTTTCAATGGCTTCACTAGCATTCTCACGCGTCGTGACGCTTAATGTAATATTCCCGTCATCATCAGCAAGGCCTAATTCTGTCGCATTCATTTTAGGAATTTCAATGTCCACGGATTGTCCAGCATTTGCACCGATTTGGAAAACAAGTGTTAGGAATGGATCACCAGTTCCTTCATCACCATTTAATAAATCTTTTGTGTTAAACTCTGTTTTTTCAGCAATGCTGTTAATTTCGTTTACAAGCTCGTCAATTTCTTGTTGAATTGTTTCACGATCTTCTAACTCATAAGTATCGTTTGCCGCTTGTACCGCTAATTCCCGCATTCTTTGAAGAATAGAATGAACTTCTGTGAGTGCCCCTTCTGCTGTTTGAATAAGTGAAATGCCGTCCATTGCATTTCGTTCAGCTTGCTTTAAACCACGAATTTGCGAACGCATTTTCTCTGAAATAGCAAGGCCAGCTGCATCATCTGAGGCACGATTAATTCTTAATCCTGACGAAAGTTTTTCAAGGTTTTTAGATGTTTGGAATTGGTTTTGATTTAAATTACGATATGCATTTAACGCTTGAATATTGTTATTAATTTTCATCTAGATAACACTCCTTATGATTTGAACATTGAATTTTTTTCATACGCATTTTTTTTCAGTTTCATTACTTTTTGATCGTGATCAACATTGTTCTTCATAGCGTCAGTCCAAGCACGGTAAAGTATTTCAACGTGCTCAATGACTTCATCAATAATAACGGTATTTTTTTCATAGTTTGCCGTTACAACTTTGTCACTAAGATAGTTATACATTGCATCTAATTGATCCGCTATAATCCCTGCTTCATAATTCAACCCAGCACCAAGACGGTAGAAGATATCTGCGGCTTTTTGAAGCTTTGTATTTGCTGTCAAATATTCGCCGCTTTCAATTGCTTCCTTGGCTGACTCAAGATGATCCAGACTAGCTTCATACAATAAAGCTGTCAATTCTTGAGGGGTCTTCTTATGTAGTGCCTCATTTGAAATCACCGTTGCTCATGTCACCTCCGCCAAGTTAGCGCCACATCCATGTGGGTCATGTTAACGTCCTTGTTACTCCTAACCTATTTATCGGCATAATTTAAGAAAAGTTAATAACTTCTTTCCATTTCCTCAATTAATAACAAAATTTCCGCAATAACTGCATAAAGCTGAGGTGGAATGTTTTCTCCCAGATCCATGTCAAGTAAGTTTTCTAGAAGTAATGTATCTTCTTCTACATGTATGTTATTTTCTTTTGCCATAGCCATAATTTTTTCGGCTACATAGCCTTTCCCTTGAGCAACGATTGTCGGTTCTTCACCAGTTGATTCATCGTATCGAATAACAGCTGCAGAAGGGCCATTGACTTTTCGCCGATTCACATGATTAAAATGCTTAGAAATCATCATACTTTATAATCAAACCCTTCTTCAGTCATCACTGGTAATATAGGCTTTTCTTCAGGAGCCTCTTCTCCTACCTCTTGAACGTCATCCACCACTGTCATAGGCGCACTTTGAATCGTTTTCACGTTAAAACCTACTTCTTTTAAATTCTCTAAATACGATGTTGCTAATGGTTCTATTTTGTGAGCAAAGCCGTCAGTATCGTTTTTTAATGTGACATTTAAAGACCGATCATTGACTTGTAGAACGATGCCTAATGGCCCTAGTTTCTTTGTATCAATATGAAAATAGAGTTGGCAGTTTTCCCAATCCACTTGTTCCCCTTCATTACGGGAATTGACATAGACTTGTAGATTCTCGGCCTCACCTTTAAGCATAACGGGTATGGAAAGCTGCAACATTTGTAAGTTTTGTTGGCTATCTGAGCGATTTATAAGCTGCTGTCCAGATAGGCTCTGTAATGCTTGCTGTGCTTGTTGCTGTTGTCTTCCGCCTTCCTCCTCACCTCGCGCCATTTGCATGAGGATAG
The DNA window shown above is from Salipaludibacillus agaradhaerens and carries:
- a CDS encoding divergent polysaccharide deacetylase family protein, which gives rise to MFALRVTFLFFVSSLIVISSGHNLNVSAASTEAKAAIIIDDFGGIGKGSNEFLTHNIPVTVAVMPFLENSRLVAEKAHEAGFEVMIHMPMEPKQGKKSWLGPNPILDSLTDEEIRSRVREAIDDVPYASGINQHMGSKIVENEQIMTIILEVAKEHNLYVIDSGTNPNSCIPKLCEQTNMLYGERDLFLDNTQSSRHHTYKMAIKLAELAEQNGQAIGIGHVGIKGLDTFHALQEAKSYFAEKNVDIVPVSHLLKSPIDKDPWHFWEEGL
- the cbpB gene encoding cyclic-di-AMP-binding protein CbpB, translated to MQNLEENDVLNYAITSFLISAEQVAHTQPENSLEHALLVLVKSGYTAVPVLDDSFKLKGIISKAQILDSILGIERIEPEKLNNWKVEEIMTQDIACVQRDDPFEKVMSLSINHPFICVEDSTGAFSGIIPRSKILAFLNGYFHEQRKQDRS
- the namA gene encoding NADPH dehydrogenase NamA, with the protein product MTSSTALFSPLTIKDVTFKNRITMSPMCMYSSTNKDGKVAPWHYTHYISRAVGQVGLIMVEATAVQMEGRISPYDLGIWDDQHIPNLKKLVDSMKEHGAKTAIQLAHAGRKAELNSSIYAPSPLAFENMKQPLEMSEADIADTITAFKEGARRAKEAGFDVIEIHGAHGYLINQFLSPLTNKRKDDFGGDREKRFTFLDKVIKAVKTAWNGPLFVRLSVDEYAEGGNTMDDFIYYAKKMKTLGIDLIDCSTGGVIHTPVHTYPGYQIVHAETIKHSADIATGAVGMISSAFQAEEILQNNRADLIFIGRALLKDPYWPRTAAVELNEKLDPPVPYYHGW
- a CDS encoding YaaR family protein is translated as MDVQKLGRTSLNKPVSKSSTNGTEAKVSFQEIMQRGRHSAEYERLGQLMQKIDDQGKILSESRTVEELRKYKQLVKEFMDDAVKLGLSLEERKGFNRRGRTKVYKIVREVDRKLLDLTDAVLNEQKKSLDILNMVGEIKGLLVNIYA
- a CDS encoding flagellin N-terminal helical domain-containing protein produces the protein MKINNNIQALNAYRNLNQNQFQTSKNLEKLSSGLRINRASDDAAGLAISEKMRSQIRGLKQAERNAMDGISLIQTAEGALTEVHSILQRMRELAVQAANDTYELEDRETIQQEIDELVNEINSIAEKTEFNTKDLLNGDEGTGDPFLTLVFQIGANAGQSVDIEIPKMNATELGLADDDGNITLSVTTRENASEAIETLSNAINAVSNARAKMGALQNRMEHTINNLQVTHENLTSAESRIRDADMALEMTEFTRNNILNQSATAMLAQANQLPQGILQLLQ
- the fliS gene encoding flagellar export chaperone FliS, giving the protein MISNEALHKKTPQELTALLYEASLDHLESAKEAIESGEYLTANTKLQKAADIFYRLGAGLNYEAGIIADQLDAMYNYLSDKVVTANYEKNTVIIDEVIEHVEILYRAWTDAMKNNVDHDQKVMKLKKNAYEKNSMFKS
- a CDS encoding EscU/YscU/HrcU family type III secretion system export apparatus switch protein; protein product: MMISKHFNHVNRRKVNGPSAAVIRYDESTGEEPTIVAQGKGYVAEKIMAMAKENNIHVEEDTLLLENLLDMDLGENIPPQLYAVIAEILLLIEEMERSY